A region of the Silene latifolia isolate original U9 population chromosome 9, ASM4854445v1, whole genome shotgun sequence genome:
TCATACTTCTGTGGAAATAAAGTACCCACCTTCGTGAAAAAAATGAAATTTCCTTTTGGAATGTATTCACCTTCTCATGGACATCATGATCACTATGTTATTATAGATCTATCCGATCTTATGAAATTACTTTGAAGTACCATTTTTATTTCCAGTAGATAACGTGAAGAGAAAAAATGTTCCATGTAGGTGACCTTCCTTCTTATGCAACCTCTGATGAGAGGATTGTTGAGATACATGGTGAGGCGTTTAAGGTTCAAAAGGCATTGGAATTAGTTCTTGGTTACCTGAGGAAGTTCTTGCATGATCACAGTGTTGTAGCTGTGTTTGAGAAAACTGTAAGAAACTGTGCTCCTTTGTAATCGTAGTTGTGCCATTATATTTAGGGTAATGACAACGTCTAAGGTTAAAATGCTTGTGCCACTCATTCCGTGAGCATAAATTATTCAGTTTATCTAAATCAAGTATAAAAACGAGTTGCACAGTATATATTTGAGTGGCATTATGGCCACCCTATATTTACTACTCTCACCATCGATTTTATATTGTCCCTATTTGACTTTGGTTGTCTACCATAATTTTTGTATAATATAAAGTACATAAGTTGCCACAGCTTTTTGGATATGATAATATGAATATGTGTTTTAATGAATCAAACACACCAAATTTTTGTACATATATTTGGAGAGAGTGATGGTCAAAGCTCACATTGGTTGATCGCTGAAGTCTAATGGGGACAACACAAACGGGATTAAGGGagtattttcttattttttgggCTAATGTACCTTATTTTTGCAGTACAATGCAACAATCTCGCAGGAACCAACCCCAGATGCATGGGCGGACAAAACCCAGAATTTGGCTTCCACTACTCTGCCTCAAACAATAACGACCGGTGATCCTTTACTGTCATATAAGCGAGAGTTTTACTTCGACCGTGAGCCAGACGTAGAAACAAAACTCACTCGGTCTGCAATGTCACTGTATGGATCAGATCCTGCCATTAGTGGTCTTCATTCTACAGGACTTACACGTGCTGCCGCGCCTATTGTCACTCAGGTATTTGTTTTTTTGTAAGATACTATCTGTTAGAATATTATCGTATTGAGCTTTTGATGCACTACAAtaaactactccctccgtcccagtcaattgttgtcctttggttttggcacaaagaccaaggaaagaggagggggccaattactaaatgacaagtggaccaaattgagtgtgaatggtCAAATtgcttaaaatagaaaggataacaaatgactgagacaccccaaaatggaataggacaacaaatgaccgggacagagggagtaatttaCATTTTTTCTGTTTGGGATTCTTTTCGAGTTAACACCAAGATAAGGACCTATACTATAGAAATTTTTTCAGTTAAGGGATTCAACTTTAAAATTATCCAGTTAAGGACCTCAACCTTCACACCATTATGTTTTCCGTTAAATGCAAATATTTGCCAAAAATTGAAAAGCTGATTCACGCTTTCCGTCATTTTTCTGGgttctccttttattattttccaTTTAATTAGTCAAGCACTCTATTTTCTTTTACCTCTCCTCTGTTcttcatcttcaaattcttccatGCTTCAATTTATTTTCTAGCAGACATTAAATTTGTCACGAGTTCTCATTCTACTCCCGCAACTAAGAATAGATTATAAACAAACCAAACAAGAAGCTCCATCCCATTCCCATGAAGATTAGAAGCATAGAGCAGAAAAAAAATTAAGCTTAAAAAAACTATCTCAACGGTTCCGACTTCCGACAACCATAAAATTTGAGTCTCAAATCAATTGCTAATTCCTACTTTTGACTCAAATACCGTCAATAATCATTTGAATCCTTTATTTTTGGAATACCATATGCAGATATGGGTATTCCTAAAAACTTAAGCTTAAAAAACTAGTTCAATTACTTCCGACAACCATAAATTTGGATCTCAAATCAATTGCTAATTCCTACTTTTGACTAATGAAGAGTATTGGTGTGAAGCATGAGAATCATTGATATTGTAAGAATATGTTATATCACTAATAAATGAAGTTATTTCAGATTATGAGTAAGAGATGAAGCAAGAGTAAAGAAATTAGCGGAAGTCTTCAGCATTtgggtttaaaaaaaaaacaaataagaaaTACATTTTAGTTTTTCAGAAAAGTAAAAAAGTTAACGGAAAAATTAACACTGTTTGAGTAGAGTCCCTTAACTGTAAACTTTTATAGTTGAGGTCCTTAACTTGAAAAAAGTTAATAGTTCAGGTCCTTATTTTAGTGTTAACTCGATTCTTTTCTGGTGATTAGATTTTGTAGATGACTAAATGGTATGCTACATTGCTACATTACTACTGACTACTCTGCGATTTAGGACTTGCTTGGGATGGgagtaatgattaagggagtaatagagctaaaatgaactaaaaaatggagggaagggatgggggttggagatagaaatggatagaaatggggaaatatagtgtaatagtccctccattaagggagtaattgttaccCACCTCCCCCTCCAAGTAATAATTACCTCCATATAGAGGTAATAATTcctccatatttccaatggagccaaagactcattactctttggttatggattataatggaataaatcaaaatggctcactaaagtggctgcgcttctttcttttgtgaagtagcggttcttcaatgcagttctcgacgcaattttcatcttgggtcattcggaaacaacctctttgtgttgctaacacaagggtaaggttgcatacatccgaccccccgttaccccgcaatttgcgggagccattaaggcactggggtaatgttgttgttgttgtaaaagTAATAATTCCTCCCTCATCTCCTCTTTCCACcatccacaaccaccacaaaACACCAATCTCCTctcatttcttcttattttagctctcattactcccttaataattactccaaTCCCAAGCAAGCCCTTATAATTAAAACATTAGAAGGTTTACTGAGTAATTCTCCCACTTGACTGTCTTCTCTTTTACTGCTAGTTACTATTTAATCTGATATGAGACTTCTTACAACAAGGTTATGCTCAAATGTTGGAGGTTTTTAATATGAATGGGTAAAGTTGTAGACTTTTAACACAAATTATTTTAAAATACCGAACCTTCGCTATAAAACTTTACCCTCTAAATGTACAAACGTTACAGGTCTGGCCATAAACTTTTGTTGAGAAGTCTGATACAAGGTCTTTTTGTCCAGCCATATATCAAGTTCCTGCAATTATAATTCTTGAGTGATTTATATGTCTGATTGACTCAGGTCACACAAACGATGCAAGTTCCACTTTCGTATGCGGAAGATATCATTGGAGTTGCTGGAACAAATATTGCTCATATTCGCCTTTCTAGCGGTGCAGCTCTAACTGTCCAAGAATGTCAGGGTGGAGGTGATGAGATCACTGTAGAAATAAAGGGCACCGCAATGCAAGTTCAGACAGCGCAACAGCTTATCCAGGTTTGTAACTTATCTTAGTTCTTATTCAATGGTCTCCAAAGCTGCACCATTATATAAGGTGAAATCATAATCTGTAATTTCTAGCTCACAAGAATATTGCTTTCTGTTGCGTAATCCTTGTATAGAGTTGGCCTTATGAGTCTCATTTCCTATATGATTTGGTTGAAGCTTTGACTGTTTAAAGGATTCGCTGGCCAATGGGAGGGTCTCCCATTATTGTAAAAGGAGACCATCTTTCGAAAGACTACTGGTTTCTAATATTCATTTCGAGAATAGTTGCATTTATCAGCCTTTCATTGCAGGAATCCATCAACGGTTCCAGATCACTGGTTGGTTCTAGCATTTATGGGAAAAGTGTGCTAGGCTTGAGTTCGGGTTATTCACAGCTATCAGACAACACATACTCATCGTACGCAAGCCGAAGTCTGGGTGAAGGATACAGTTCCTCAAGCTTAGGAGGCTATAGCAGCTACAGGTTTTGACTTGTACGTTGTAACTGGAACCTTGCCTTTGCTTCGACTTTTTCCTTGTTTGATAGTATCTGTTTACTACCCGTGCTTTCTTGAATAGTAGCTTTACAGCTGATAACTTGTACACGTTTTCAGATACATTACTGATGGAAGGTTCCATTGTATTGTACATCTATTTCATCCCTTCTGACATTTGTATGTTTTCCCTGCTGAGCTTTCTTATGTTCTTGTTGAAAATCACCTGACATCAGACTACTGAGGGAGTGATGGAAATACCAACACAACAATTTCTTGTTTCAGTGACACTGCTTTTGGATGGTCGACCGATCTGTTAGCTGTGTTGCATAGATAGTTGCATCAAATGTAACCGAAGGACTAAATGTTTTTGTTTCAAAGACCGAGTTCTGATTAGCTATAATAAGCTATACTACATAAATAATTTACATATCAGAATTTCCTAAGCTATATTACATAAATAACTAGTTTTATCACCTGTGGAAATCATATGCGACATGTATTTGCTAATTTATACCGAATCTGCTTCTATAGTGTCGAAAATGAATTTCATGTAATGAAATTCTATATAAAGTTTCTTTTAAAAATAACTATtgggtaaaaaaaaaataataaataaaaatcccAAGATAATAAGGAATGCAAACCTGAGCGAAACATATGTCAAATAAAAGATACAAGTCTAATcgttttgatgattttgagtttaaTGAAGTTGAACATTAGAATTAGAAACAATAATGGAAATTTGTCACTAATAAAACTGTTAGTAATAGATTGAAGATAAACATAATTAGAATGTAAAATAGTAATAGAAATTTGTTACGGATAATTGATAAAATTGTCATTTTTCGGTTGAAGATTAATAGGTTTAAGATAAATAACTTTAACAAGATAAAATAGTAGACTTATAGAGTAAAAAAGTTGTAGGGAATTGACAACTCTATACAAAATTATTAATGATTGATGATAATATAGGAAGTTAAAGTCATTTGTCCATAGCTGTTTTAACAACTCTTCTATGTGAAGAGTTCTTTGTTGAAATTAatttgagttaattaaatttaaaattaATGGAAGATGGATGAACTTTTATACTAAAAAATGAGTGAATTAAATAAATCAAGACCATACCACCATAAATTATTGCATATCACATTACTTTGATGTTTTAGGTGCCATGTCGCATAAAATTGTTGTCATGTCATAAGAATTTGATATTTTAATTAaccttttaattagattgtacCGTATAGATTACATTGAGAGGTGATCTTTCATCAGAATTTCCTAAGCTGTATTACATAAATACATGGGACagttgtctaaaaaaaaaaaaaacaaagcgtcttgcttgtgacgggtacatttcgtcacaagctgaagacggggtaaaatgtgacccatttaagatgaaaatgtaaccattttaccTAAAAAGTTACCAGAACAATTTCCTAAGCTATAATAAtcaatatacatatatatatatatatatatatatatatatatatatagaggaaggatcaactaaggtcctctatatatttgagtccataagtcctattgtgagccattggatggagggagatggagggatgagatgaacccacctaaagtcattatagaagctaattaacacactttactaatccaccctaattaaccactaatttactatatatttgttttctacccactcatttctctctcatctcacacatttcattcttctcttctctcaaaacctcaaaaaaaaaaaaacccaaaaatccaaataaataaaaaaaacccaaaaaatccaaataaataaaaaaacccaaaaaatccaaataaatcaaaaaacccaaataaatcacccactcctctcatcttcattcaccaccacccaccaccaccccaccgacaccaactaaccacccaccacccccgccgccaccccaccgccgccCTCACCGCCGcacgccttttttttttttttttttttttttttttcaactcgttttttttttttttttttttttttcgttttgtgttaatttgtatgttttgagttgttttttccattcattattttttttgtcttttattttattttagttgtcttttattttgttagttatcattttttattcattttcttaaatcttttcttgttatacgttttttttttaagatttcgtgttttaaatctcgttttttttttgtgagatacttttttttttcatctaagacaaaaatggagtaaagttatacaaaaatgaaccaaagttatacaaaaatagaccaaagttatacaaaaaaagactaaagttatacaaaaattggactaaagttatacaaaaaattggaccaaagttatacaaaaatgaaccaaagttatacaaaaatgaaccaaagttatacaaaaatggactaaagttatacaaatatggattaaagttatacaaatatgggctaaagttatacaaataaggactaaagttatacaaaaatggaccaaagttatacaaaaatgaaccagagttatacaaaaatgaaccaaagttatacaaaaatgcatcagagttatacaaaaatgcaccaaagttatacaaaaaatggactaaagttatacaaaaaatgaaccgagttatacaaaaatgcactgagttatacaaaaatgcactagagttatacaaaaatgcaccaaagttatacaaaaaatggactaaagttatacaaaaatggactaacttttgtataactctcagtgcatttttgtataactcagtcccatttttgtataactttggttcatttttgtataactttggttcattttttgtataactttagttcaattttttgtataactctggtgcatttttgtataactctggtccatttttgtataactttggttcatttttgtataactttggtccatttttgtataactttagtccaattttttgtataactttagtccattgttgtatgactttagtccaatttttgtataactttggggcatttttgtataactctggtcgatttttgaataactttggttcatttttgtataactttggttcattttttgtataactttagtccaattttttgtataactctgtgcatttttgtataactctgggtccatttttgtataactctggtccatttttgtataactttggttcatttttgtataattttagtccaattttttgtataactttagtccaatttttgtataactttagtctttttttgtataactttggtcataaaatgtataactttagtcataaaatgtataactttagtcgtaaatagtaaaaaaaatcaaacaataaaaaaaataaaatcaaaacataacacaaatcataaaatcaaagaaataaaaaaagttgaataacaataataaaaaccaaataacaataataacaataataaaacaaaaaaccaaataacaatcacaaaaaaccaaatctaaaatctaaaaaaaaaaccaaataacaaaaccaaatttaaatatcgtgtgtataactctaatgcacgcagtgtataactttaatagacaagatgtataactttagtccaaaatttgtgtaacttcaatttatacaatgtataactctattttgattattgtataactttagccataaaatgtataactctaatgtttgaagtgtataactttagtcgtaaaaagtataacttttataaaaaccaaataaatatgaaaaatcgtaattaatcaacaaatattaaatctgtaaaaaaattaaataacaaccatcaataaccaacaaaaaattaataaccaacaaaaatttaaaaaccaaataacaataacaaaataaagtaaatcggacaaaaatacaaaaaaaccaatagatctaaaaaaaccaacaacacacaaaattaataccaaatctcaaataataataaaaaaaaacaaaacaaaaaaaaaatgaaaactaatACGACTAACATATGACTGACACACAAAATGAAAACCAAAAAATCTGAGAATGCTGCCAAACACACCCCATATTAATTTCaaaaatgaaaaaatcaaaaaaaaccaaaaccataTTAAAGCTCCACCATcatatcaaaaataaaaaaatcaaaataaagcaAAAATAAGAAGTGGCAGCCGCGGTAGAGGAGAGGAGGACGGAGGACGAAGGTGGCAGAAAGAGAGAGGCGGCGTGGCGGGATCTGGAGGAGGGGGTAGGTGTGGGGTGATTTCGGTGTGGTGGGGACGTGGGTCGTGAATGGTGGTGGGTCGGTGGGTCGTAAATGGTGGTGGGGGAGGTGGCGGATCCGGGGTGGGGTAGGTGTGGGGTGATTTCGGTGTGGTGGTGCGAGAAGGGAGGTCGGATGGTGGGCTTGTCGACGGAGAATGAGAGGGCTGAGGTGGTGTGTTTGTGAGAGGACGGTGGTGGTGGCCGTGGTGGTGTCAACGAGAGGACGTAGAAGAGCGGAGAAGATGAGGGGTGCTTTTGTGGTTGTGGGGAAGCCGGAGAAAGGAGAGGAAGGAGAAGGGGAGGAGGAAGGCGGTGGCGCGGTGAAGGTTGCCGGATTTGGTGGGTAGGGCTGGGTTGGGTTGGTGAACCGTGAGGATGAGGGAGTGTGTGGTTGGTGGAGGGTCGGCCGGTGACGGGATGGTGGTACCCGGTTGAGCCGTGGGTGAGGAGctcgcaatttttttttttttttttttagtttgggtttttttttgtatgagcttggtttttttttttttagagagggtgggaagaaaatgagagagaaagagtgaatgtgagaaatgagagaggatgagtgaatgaggaagtgagttgggagattagaatggtggtagagttgtacacaattaggtagagttatacacaattagggaaggagattagggagggagatttgtagccctccattgagatgtaatctcatccctccatcccttccatccaaaggcccttataaggacttagggccttatatgataggaggaccttataagaacccttctatatatatatatatatatatatatatatatatatatatatatatatatatgtatatatattctAATATATatagtgcgttctcaccgttctcaccgagtgatcgttctcaccggatcctaaatctatatatatatatatatatatatatatatatatatatatatatatatatatatatatatatatatatatatatatatatatatatatatatatatatatacaagctacacttttttttttttttatcaaatctcagatacacttttgactatcgtaggtacactttttaccagaattctatatacactttttaataacgtagatacaccttttttttttttagcaattctcagatacacttttggctatcgtaggtacactttttaccagaattctatatacactttttaataatgtagatacactttttttttagcAAGTCTCAGATACAtttttgactatcgtaggtacacttttttacaaaaattctatatacacttttttcaCTTACAATTAATGTATCTAATAATACAATTAATGtatctaataatatttttaatttaCCTAAATACAAATACACCCCTAGTTACATAATTAATCCCTTTGAGTTCGATCTGAATCATTCCAAAAGCAAGATAAGATTCAGTATCATGTGATCAAACATCCCAAATTAAATTATTTGGAAATTTATAAAATGGAGGCACACCTTTAGTAAATCAGGATAAATAACAACAGAAGCTTGATTTTACAACAAATCAATAGAAGCTTCAAGGACAACGTGAATAGAGCGAATATAAGATTCAATGGAGCAAGAGCCTGTGAATCGAGATTAATACGACATTGAATATGATGCGAAGAAGAAGCTTCAAGGTTGATGAGATTAGGTTTGATAATCGGAGATGGCGAAATTAGTGGCGCACTAGCAATGACGTCCACCATTGATAGAAAATGCAAGCTTTTTGTGTAATTAGTTAATTACCATTGATCAAAATGCAAGCTTTGATGTATAATTAGTTAATTATGGAATAGAATTCATGTAGTTTGAGATATATATCATAGAATCATCGATATGCCGCCTTCATTTCGTCTGACGATGCAGCAGCGGAGATATCGTATAGAAATAAAAACGCCACTTACAGCGACGGATCAGGAGGCGCGTCGATGAGCGGCAGTGCCTGTCGATCAAGAAGTCGCGGTGGTGGATGTTGCGGTGGTTAGTGGTGCTAGTTTTAAAGGGAGATGAATGACGAAGAGTTTTTGTTTGAGTAATTTATGATTGAGTTTGTGGGAGGTTTAGTTTGGACCGTGGATTTGTTTAATCCTATGGTTATTGTccgttctcaccgtttgcaccgagtgttcgtttgcaccggatcttgactctatatatatatatatata
Encoded here:
- the LOC141600114 gene encoding RNA-binding KH domain-containing protein PEPPER, which translates into the protein MADAAEPTAEPTPVSEETPAVEDSDIATTATAASSKWPGWPGDNVFRLIVPVVKVGGIIGRKGELIKKLCDETRARIRVLDAPLGTPDRVVLISGKEEPDSSLSPAMDAVIKLFKRVTGLSDGDDTSSTPDAAAFCSLRLLAASTQAIHLIGKQGSTIKSIQEASGAVVRILSEGDLPSYATSDERIVEIHGEAFKVQKALELVLGYLRKFLHDHSVVAVFEKTYNATISQEPTPDAWADKTQNLASTTLPQTITTGDPLLSYKREFYFDREPDVETKLTRSAMSLYGSDPAISGLHSTGLTRAAAPIVTQVTQTMQVPLSYAEDIIGVAGTNIAHIRLSSGAALTVQECQGGGDEITVEIKGTAMQVQTAQQLIQESINGSRSLVGSSIYGKSVLGLSSGYSQLSDNTYSSYASRSLGEGYSSSSLGGYSSYRF